One window from the genome of Mucilaginibacter ginsenosidivorans encodes:
- the ribH gene encoding 6,7-dimethyl-8-ribityllumazine synthase has translation MATQLKNLSDFSDTDIPSAAPYRFGIVVAEWNAEITNALYQGAYQSLVNNGALPDNIFNYSVPGSFELTSGADILLKNLHLDAVICLGCVIQGETRHFDFICNAVANGISNVAIKYSKPVIFGVLTTDNQQQAIDRAGGKHGNKGDEAAITAIKMASLAETLNG, from the coding sequence ATGGCGACACAATTAAAAAACCTTTCCGACTTTTCGGACACCGACATCCCATCGGCGGCACCATACCGCTTTGGTATAGTTGTAGCCGAATGGAACGCGGAGATCACCAATGCACTGTACCAGGGTGCTTATCAAAGCCTGGTAAATAACGGCGCCCTGCCCGATAATATCTTCAACTATTCGGTACCGGGAAGCTTTGAGCTGACATCGGGTGCGGACATATTATTAAAAAACCTGCATCTGGACGCGGTAATTTGTCTTGGTTGTGTTATACAGGGCGAAACACGGCATTTCGATTTTATTTGCAACGCAGTGGCAAATGGCATAAGTAATGTTGCCATAAAATATTCAAAACCTGTTATATTTGGGGTATTAACTACCGACAATCAACAACAGGCAATTGACCGCGCCGGCGGCAAACACGGCAATAAAGGTGACGAGGCGGCAATAACCGCCATAAAAATGGCAAGCCTGGCTGAAACATTGAACGGCTGA
- a CDS encoding anti-sigma factor encodes MEDIKAYIESGILELYVLGDVSHEEKLEVEAMAAKHPAIKAELEEIEKSLELYAKANEVDPAENLRDRILNSLVVNLGDDRNFASKEKAPEPKVIPFEKPKTTNIYKYAFAACLALLIASVIALISVYNRLQVSNNLVASLQSQNQKFANTVSFKDDEIGVLRDRSYKVIRMGGTPKSPDAGLSVAWSPVKKKVWIDMADAKMPANDQAHQYQLWAIVGKTPVSLGVFDADTTSKDMKQMQSIASADAFAVTLEKRGGSPTPTMDAMVVIGKF; translated from the coding sequence GTGGAAGATATAAAAGCATATATCGAATCGGGGATACTGGAACTTTATGTTTTAGGCGATGTCTCACACGAGGAAAAACTCGAGGTGGAGGCTATGGCTGCGAAACACCCGGCGATAAAAGCTGAATTGGAGGAGATCGAAAAGTCGCTTGAATTATATGCAAAGGCAAATGAAGTGGACCCTGCAGAAAATTTGCGCGACCGTATATTGAACAGCCTGGTTGTAAACCTTGGCGACGACCGGAATTTTGCATCGAAGGAAAAAGCGCCTGAGCCAAAAGTTATACCATTTGAGAAGCCAAAAACGACCAACATTTATAAATATGCTTTTGCCGCCTGCCTGGCGTTGCTTATAGCAAGCGTGATAGCGCTGATATCGGTTTATAACCGGCTACAGGTGTCAAATAACCTTGTTGCATCGTTGCAAAGCCAAAACCAGAAGTTTGCCAATACAGTTAGTTTTAAGGACGACGAGATCGGGGTATTACGCGACCGTTCCTATAAGGTGATCAGGATGGGCGGTACGCCGAAATCGCCTGACGCGGGTTTGAGCGTTGCGTGGAGCCCGGTTAAAAAGAAGGTTTGGATAGATATGGCCGATGCCAAAATGCCCGCTAACGACCAGGCGCACCAGTACCAGTTGTGGGCCATTGTAGGCAAAACCCCGGTTAGCCTCGGCGTTTTTGATGCTGATACCACTTCTAAGGATATGAAACAAATGCAGTCGATAGCATCAGCCGATGCATTTGCTGTTACGCTTGAAAAACGCGGCGGCAGCCCAACGCCAACCATGGATGCAATGGTGGTTATTGGCAAATTCTAA
- the lipA gene encoding lipoyl synthase encodes MIELPVVPVNQTQRKPDWLRVKLPVGKEYAQVRNLVDTHKLHTICESGNCPNMGECWGAGTATFMILGNICTRSCSFCAVATGRPLAVDMDEPGRVANSVKLMQVKHCVITSVDRDDLKDGGSIIWAETINAIRRESPETTLETLLPDFRGIWENLERVLETRPEVVSHNLETVRRLTKEVRIQAKYDRSLECLRHISQAGLRTKSGIMLGLGETEEDVVEAMNDLYEAGVHILTLGQYLQPTRSHHPVIDWIHPDQFNKYKQIGLDMGFRYVESGPLVRSSYHAEKHLFEM; translated from the coding sequence ATGATCGAATTACCGGTAGTTCCTGTAAATCAAACCCAGCGCAAACCCGATTGGTTGAGGGTGAAACTTCCTGTGGGGAAAGAGTACGCCCAGGTACGCAACCTGGTGGATACACATAAGCTGCATACCATTTGCGAAAGCGGCAATTGCCCTAATATGGGCGAATGCTGGGGAGCGGGGACTGCTACATTTATGATATTGGGCAACATCTGCACACGTTCGTGCTCTTTTTGTGCCGTGGCAACCGGAAGGCCGCTTGCGGTTGATATGGACGAGCCCGGCCGCGTGGCCAACTCAGTAAAGCTGATGCAGGTAAAGCATTGCGTAATTACCTCCGTCGATCGTGATGATCTGAAAGATGGCGGCTCCATCATCTGGGCCGAAACGATCAATGCCATCCGCCGGGAAAGCCCCGAAACGACACTCGAAACCCTGCTTCCTGATTTCAGGGGCATATGGGAAAACCTTGAAAGGGTTTTAGAAACCAGGCCCGAAGTGGTTTCGCACAACCTGGAAACTGTCCGCCGCCTGACAAAAGAGGTAAGGATACAGGCAAAATACGACCGCAGCCTTGAATGTTTAAGGCATATATCACAAGCGGGGCTTCGCACCAAATCGGGTATTATGCTTGGCCTGGGCGAAACGGAAGAGGATGTAGTTGAAGCAATGAACGATCTATATGAGGCCGGGGTGCATATACTAACCCTGGGCCAATATTTACAGCCGACCCGCAGCCATCATCCTGTTATCGACTGGATACATCCCGATCAATTTAATAAATACAAACAAATAGGCCTTGATATGGGTTTCAGGTACGTGGAGAGCGGGCCATTGGTTCGTTCCTCTTATCATGCAGAAAAACACCTGTTTGAAATGTAA
- a CDS encoding RNA polymerase sigma factor: MARKLKISLSEDELIRALRNREKIAVEALYDMYSSSLYGVISRIVVDTATAEDVLQDTFVKIWNSFTTYSSDKGRLFTWMVNIARNLAIDKIRSKDFKNQNKNQELENNVTFIDEQRNTVYKPELMGIKDLVDKLKPEQKSILDLVYFKGYTHVEAADELGVPLGTIKTRLRMAIVQLRKHFN, translated from the coding sequence TTGGCCAGGAAACTTAAAATATCTCTTTCAGAAGATGAACTTATACGCGCATTACGCAACCGCGAAAAAATAGCGGTTGAAGCGCTGTATGACATGTATTCCTCGTCGTTGTATGGCGTAATTTCGCGTATCGTCGTCGATACCGCAACAGCGGAGGATGTTTTACAGGATACCTTTGTTAAGATATGGAATTCATTTACTACTTATAGCTCTGATAAAGGCCGGCTATTTACCTGGATGGTCAATATTGCGCGAAACCTGGCCATAGACAAGATCAGATCGAAGGATTTCAAGAACCAGAATAAAAACCAGGAACTCGAAAATAACGTAACTTTTATCGATGAGCAGAGGAACACTGTTTACAAGCCGGAGCTGATGGGCATTAAGGACCTTGTCGACAAACTGAAACCCGAGCAGAAATCGATTCTCGACCTGGTATATTTTAAAGGTTATACCCATGTAGAAGCCGCCGACGAACTCGGCGTGCCTTTGGGTACAATAAAAACACGGTTGAGGATGGCAATAGTGCAGTTGAGGAAACATTTTAATTGA
- a CDS encoding DUF721 domain-containing protein encodes MRKANDKTLKEAIEQMLQVYKIKRRYDETGIISAWPELVGKSVANRTKEIFISDKKLFLRIESSVIKNELLMMRSQIIEKINKDANALVIEEIIFL; translated from the coding sequence ATGCGTAAAGCTAACGATAAGACCCTGAAAGAAGCCATAGAGCAGATGCTGCAGGTTTACAAGATCAAACGGCGGTACGACGAGACCGGGATCATATCTGCCTGGCCCGAACTGGTTGGTAAATCGGTTGCCAATCGTACCAAAGAAATATTCATCAGCGATAAAAAACTCTTCCTCCGGATCGAATCGTCCGTAATAAAAAATGAACTGCTGATGATGCGTTCGCAGATAATCGAAAAGATAAATAAGGACGCCAACGCGCTGGTTATCGAAGAAATTATCTTCCTCTAG
- the ytxJ gene encoding bacillithiol system redox-active protein YtxJ, translating into MNWIPLESAEQVKEIKQQQGYSIIFKHSIRCATSLMAKRRVEMDKEHLPEGLHIYFLDLIRHRDISNQIVHDFHVHHESPQLLVIKDGECILDQSHGDISIEEALSVLS; encoded by the coding sequence ATGAATTGGATACCGTTGGAGTCTGCTGAGCAGGTGAAAGAGATCAAACAGCAACAGGGCTATAGCATTATTTTCAAACACAGCATCCGTTGTGCCACCAGCCTGATGGCAAAAAGAAGGGTTGAAATGGACAAGGAACATTTACCCGAAGGGCTCCATATCTATTTCCTCGACCTGATAAGGCACCGCGACATATCCAATCAAATTGTGCACGATTTCCATGTGCATCACGAATCGCCCCAATTATTGGTTATCAAAGACGGCGAATGCATACTCGACCAGTCACACGGCGATATATCCATTGAAGAAGCGCTGTCGGTACTGAGCTGA
- the recF gene encoding DNA replication/repair protein RecF (All proteins in this family for which functions are known are DNA-binding proteins that assist the filamentation of RecA onto DNA for the initiation of recombination or recombinational repair.), whose amino-acid sequence MYLQQLSVINFKNYAEAGLVFSEGVNAFTGDNGAGKTNLLDAIHYLSLCKSYFNPIDSQQIKQGADFFIINGVFDKNAELNTISCGVKRNQKKQFKRNKKEYNRLADHIGLFPLVMISPYDISIIIEGSEERRKFIDNVISQTDNRYLDELIAYNKVLINRNALLKRIADTGRYDPDLLAVFDEQLIASGNQIFEKRKAFMESFTEIFNEHYRFLSEQAEQVDLVYESQLLQDDFASLLKKSTEKDRALERTTMGIHRDELQFAIHGMPMKKFGSQGQQKSFLIALKLAQYSFLYRQKGFKPLLLLDDIFDKLDDKRVTKLMQMVSNHDFGQVFITDTSAAKVEGIFNKIGVDIRLFDIKGGEVNA is encoded by the coding sequence ATGTATCTCCAGCAATTATCTGTCATCAATTTTAAAAATTACGCCGAAGCCGGACTTGTATTCAGCGAGGGGGTAAATGCATTTACCGGCGATAACGGGGCAGGTAAAACCAACCTGCTGGATGCCATACATTATCTTTCGCTTTGTAAAAGCTATTTTAACCCGATAGACAGCCAGCAGATAAAACAAGGGGCCGATTTTTTTATCATCAACGGTGTTTTTGATAAAAATGCCGAGCTTAATACCATCTCGTGCGGTGTTAAACGCAACCAGAAAAAGCAATTTAAGCGCAATAAAAAGGAGTATAACCGCCTGGCCGACCATATCGGTTTGTTCCCTCTGGTGATGATATCGCCTTATGATATCAGTATAATCATTGAAGGCAGCGAAGAACGCCGCAAGTTTATTGATAATGTGATCTCGCAAACCGATAACCGATACCTGGATGAGCTGATAGCTTATAATAAGGTATTGATAAACCGGAACGCTTTACTGAAGCGGATAGCCGATACCGGCAGGTACGATCCTGATCTGCTGGCGGTGTTCGATGAGCAGCTCATTGCTTCGGGGAACCAGATATTTGAAAAACGCAAGGCTTTTATGGAAAGCTTTACGGAGATTTTTAATGAACACTACCGTTTTTTGAGCGAGCAAGCCGAGCAGGTCGACCTGGTTTACGAATCGCAATTGTTACAGGATGATTTTGCTTCGCTGTTAAAAAAGAGCACCGAGAAGGACCGCGCGCTCGAACGTACCACCATGGGTATTCACCGCGATGAACTTCAATTTGCCATTCACGGTATGCCGATGAAAAAATTCGGGTCGCAGGGGCAGCAAAAATCCTTCCTCATTGCCTTAAAGCTGGCGCAATACAGCTTTCTTTACAGGCAGAAAGGGTTTAAGCCTCTATTGTTGCTGGATGATATTTTTGATAAATTAGATGATAAAAGGGTAACCAAGTTAATGCAAATGGTATCGAACCACGATTTTGGCCAGGTTTTTATAACCGACACCAGTGCAGCAAAAGTGGAGGGGATATTTAATAAGATAGGTGTGGATATCCGCCTGTTCGATATAAAGGGAGGGGAAGTAAATGCGTAA
- a CDS encoding putative toxin-antitoxin system toxin component, PIN family, whose product MDTNVLLVSISSKSKYHWLYQLILTKRIQIAYTNEILTEYEEQLSLHWHPEVAINVIRSITELSNAILTTIFYNLRLIDKDEDDNKFVDCAFAANADFIVTNDSHFNILKHIGFPSIPILSIDEFEDLLKKSNTL is encoded by the coding sequence GTGGACACGAATGTGTTACTGGTCTCCATTTCTTCAAAATCAAAATACCATTGGCTGTACCAATTGATTCTAACCAAAAGAATACAAATTGCCTATACTAATGAGATTTTAACTGAATACGAAGAACAATTATCCTTGCATTGGCATCCCGAGGTAGCCATCAATGTGATACGGTCAATAACTGAATTATCGAACGCCATACTGACGACAATTTTTTATAACCTCCGTTTGATCGATAAGGATGAAGATGATAATAAATTTGTGGATTGCGCATTCGCTGCAAATGCCGACTTTATTGTCACAAACGACAGTCATTTCAATATATTAAAGCATATTGGTTTTCCGTCAATACCCATTCTCAGTATAGATGAATTTGAAGATCTCTTGAAAAAATCAAATACACTTTGA
- a CDS encoding NAD(P)H-hydrate dehydratase encodes MLPLLLASQIREADAHTVAHEPIASIDLMERASKAFVGWFVNHFPDKNKNIAIYCGTGNNGGDGVAIARMLYDHGYEALSVKIARFSSRSTDEFDKNLARLKRLDVPLTEMENGDDLPEESNGIVIDALLGTGLNKPLEGEYEKLVKYLNSVKCTMVAVDIPTGFFADGEIDPDATILKADLVITFQQPKINFLLPESGPYIGCLEVVHIGLDEKFIRSLNSPYQLVEEKDIRAKLKHRKRFTNKGTYGHALIIAGQPETMGAALLSSSACAYAGAGLTTACIPENGLIALNNHQPEVMAIVRKEKELPDVDWPKFSTIAIGPGLGKDAASLKLFTRVLASFDRPVVIDADAINMLASNPDLWKHVPKGSILTPHVKEFDRLFGEHKSWWQRLQTGKQQAKNYDVYIVLKNDYTITITPVEKFYFNSTSNAAMASGGMGDVLTGIIAALLAQKYSSEDACIIGNYIHGKAGDELALPNRMYAVLPGRLITQLPVTMVKLMA; translated from the coding sequence ATGTTACCACTCCTGCTTGCCTCCCAGATCCGCGAAGCCGACGCCCATACGGTAGCGCACGAGCCTATTGCTTCTATCGATCTGATGGAGCGTGCCTCTAAGGCTTTTGTCGGTTGGTTTGTCAACCATTTTCCTGATAAAAATAAAAATATTGCCATTTATTGCGGAACCGGGAACAACGGCGGCGACGGTGTTGCCATTGCGCGCATGCTGTACGACCACGGCTACGAGGCGTTATCGGTTAAAATTGCGCGTTTTTCGTCGCGTTCCACTGATGAGTTCGACAAAAATCTTGCCCGGTTAAAGCGGCTTGATGTTCCGTTAACCGAAATGGAAAACGGCGACGATCTGCCCGAAGAAAGCAACGGAATCGTGATCGATGCATTGCTTGGGACGGGTTTGAACAAACCCCTCGAAGGAGAGTATGAAAAGCTGGTTAAATATTTAAACAGTGTTAAATGCACTATGGTAGCAGTGGATATACCTACCGGCTTTTTTGCTGACGGCGAAATTGACCCGGATGCCACTATTCTGAAAGCCGATCTCGTCATCACTTTTCAACAACCAAAGATCAACTTCCTGCTGCCCGAATCAGGTCCTTATATAGGTTGCCTTGAAGTTGTTCATATCGGCCTTGACGAAAAATTCATCCGTTCGTTGAATTCACCTTACCAATTGGTTGAAGAAAAGGACATTCGCGCTAAGTTAAAGCACAGGAAGCGTTTTACTAATAAAGGAACCTATGGCCACGCGCTTATTATAGCCGGTCAGCCCGAGACAATGGGAGCGGCGCTGTTAAGCTCCTCAGCCTGCGCTTATGCAGGTGCCGGACTGACAACGGCATGCATACCTGAGAACGGACTGATAGCTTTAAACAACCACCAGCCGGAAGTTATGGCCATAGTGAGGAAAGAAAAGGAATTGCCCGATGTGGACTGGCCGAAATTTAGCACGATAGCTATAGGGCCTGGATTGGGCAAAGACGCAGCCTCTTTAAAATTATTTACCCGGGTGCTCGCGAGTTTCGACAGGCCCGTGGTTATCGATGCCGATGCCATCAATATGCTTGCTTCAAATCCCGACCTATGGAAACATGTGCCAAAAGGCTCCATACTTACGCCGCACGTTAAAGAGTTCGACCGCCTGTTTGGCGAGCATAAAAGCTGGTGGCAGCGTTTGCAAACAGGTAAACAACAGGCAAAAAATTATGACGTTTACATCGTCCTGAAAAACGACTATACCATAACCATTACGCCCGTCGAAAAATTTTACTTCAATTCAACCAGCAATGCGGCGATGGCGAGCGGTGGTATGGGCGATGTGTTAACCGGTATAATAGCCGCCTTGCTTGCACAAAAGTATTCTTCGGAAGACGCCTGCATTATCGGCAACTATATTCATGGGAAGGCTGGTGACGAACTGGCGCTGCCAAACCGTATGTATGCGGTGCTGCCGGGCAGGCTGATAACGCAACTGCCGGTTACCATGGTAAAATTGATGGCATAA
- a CDS encoding tetratricopeptide repeat protein: MSKTQANSKAPVTRNDFGQSGKFVRDNQKSLVFIAGAIVLMILLYLGYQKLYLAPREETANKQMYVAQDFWAKKEWDKAIKGDAGYPGFEKIIADYSNTKAANLAYYYLGIAYLNKGEFRKAVENLTNYRGSDSMVAAEALGSTGDAYVEMKDYDKAETYFKKAADKASNKFLSPFYLKKLGLVYEAEKQYKDASDTYKKLKSDYPESNEAQNIDAYIARVDAQL, translated from the coding sequence ATGTCGAAAACGCAAGCGAACAGCAAGGCTCCGGTAACAAGAAATGATTTTGGACAATCGGGCAAATTTGTACGCGACAACCAAAAAAGTTTAGTTTTTATAGCGGGTGCTATCGTCCTGATGATACTCCTGTACCTGGGATACCAGAAATTATATCTTGCCCCGCGCGAGGAAACAGCCAATAAGCAAATGTATGTTGCGCAGGATTTTTGGGCCAAAAAAGAATGGGATAAAGCAATTAAAGGCGATGCCGGCTATCCTGGTTTCGAAAAGATCATCGCCGATTACAGCAATACCAAAGCTGCAAACCTGGCTTATTACTACCTGGGTATTGCCTATTTGAATAAAGGTGAGTTTCGTAAAGCGGTAGAAAACCTGACCAACTACCGCGGCAGCGACAGCATGGTTGCAGCCGAAGCATTAGGCAGCACCGGCGATGCTTATGTTGAAATGAAAGATTACGACAAAGCTGAAACTTATTTCAAAAAAGCAGCAGATAAGGCAAGCAACAAATTTCTGTCGCCGTTTTACCTGAAAAAACTCGGCCTGGTTTACGAAGCTGAAAAACAGTACAAAGACGCTTCAGACACTTATAAAAAGTTAAAGAGCGACTATCCTGAAAGCAACGAGGCGCAAAATATAGATGCCTATATTGCCAGGGTTGACGCCCAACTGTAA
- a CDS encoding PIN domain-containing protein, whose product MDSNILLVVIGRKSRFKPIWDAFIEGRYRLIISDEITYEYEEVLQQHSAPGVSAIVMEVFIESPDVIFQHVYYNWNAIKADPDDDKFFDAAVAANADYLVTNDTHFNIINESDFPSVKVISANTFLELLCETNEL is encoded by the coding sequence TTGGATTCTAATATTCTGCTGGTGGTAATTGGCAGAAAAAGCCGGTTCAAACCAATTTGGGATGCCTTTATTGAGGGGCGATATCGGCTTATTATTTCAGATGAAATTACCTATGAGTATGAAGAGGTGCTCCAGCAGCATTCCGCCCCCGGCGTATCTGCAATAGTTATGGAAGTCTTTATTGAATCACCTGATGTTATTTTTCAGCACGTATATTACAATTGGAACGCCATTAAGGCTGATCCGGATGATGACAAATTTTTTGATGCTGCTGTAGCCGCAAATGCTGATTACCTGGTGACAAACGATACTCATTTCAATATTATCAACGAATCTGATTTCCCATCGGTCAAAGTTATTTCAGCCAATACTTTCCTGGAGTTGCTTTGTGAAACGAACGAATTATAA
- the uvrA gene encoding excinuclease ABC subunit UvrA has protein sequence MIEKPVDLGEQSEVEVYGARVHNLKNIDVSFPRNKLVVVTGLSGSGKSSLAFDTIYAEGQRRYMETFSAYSRQFMGGMERPDVDKVSGLSPVIAIEQKTTSKNPRSTVGTITEIYDFMRLLYARAGEAYSYVTGEKMERMSEDQILKTITTKFEGQPVNILAPVVKGRKGHYRELFEQIRKQGFLKVWVDGEIVDVTPKMQLDRYKIHDIDIVVDRLIVSEKDSKRLHTSIQSALKTAKGIIRIADRDNNVFYYSKYLMDPVSGISYDEPQPNTFSFNSPYGACEKCDGLGYIFEVDEASVIPNPKLSILNGGLAPLGEYRETWIFQVLKSLAKKYEFSLSTPIDKLPREVLDIILNGTQDMITVAVEYNKWNVQNYQITFDGIIRMLEEQQERRSDEGMEDMENYRVLRTCPVCEGARLKKESLHFKIDHKNIFELACMDIRELQEWFNNLEDRLNERQNVIGKEILKEIRARIVFLLDVGLSYLTLDRTARTLSGGEAQRIRLATQIGSQLMNVMYILDEPSIGLHQRDNERLIHALKNLRDLGNTVLVVEHDKDMILEADHVIDMGPAAGMHGGEIVAQGTPAELMTMHTLTTSYLNGEKSIAVPKKRREGNGKILSLRKATGHNLKKVSVDFPLGKLIGITGVSGSGKSSLITETLYPILNHYFFRAKKQPLPYESIEGLDNIDKVIEIDQTPIGRTPRSNPATYTGVFSDIRNLYFQLPESKIRGYKPGRFSFNVKGGRCETCQGGGMKVIEMNFLPDVQVPCEECGGRRYNRETLEVRYRGKSISDVLDMSIETACDFFEHIPSIHRKIRTLFDVGLGYITLGQASTTLSGGEAQRVKLATELSKKDTGNTFYILDEPTTGLHFEDINVLLGVLQQLVDKGNTVLVIEHNLDVIKVVDHVIDLGPEGGSGGGKILFSGTPEGLCKVKESFTGQFLKKEMGIK, from the coding sequence ATGATCGAAAAACCTGTTGACCTGGGCGAGCAAAGCGAAGTTGAAGTGTATGGTGCCCGGGTGCATAATTTAAAAAATATCGATGTTTCCTTTCCGCGAAACAAACTGGTTGTAGTAACGGGTTTAAGTGGAAGCGGCAAATCGTCGCTGGCGTTTGATACCATTTACGCCGAAGGGCAGCGCCGGTATATGGAAACCTTTTCCGCCTATTCGCGCCAGTTTATGGGCGGCATGGAGCGGCCCGATGTGGATAAAGTGTCGGGCCTTAGCCCGGTTATCGCCATCGAACAAAAAACCACCAGCAAAAACCCCCGTTCCACTGTCGGCACCATTACCGAGATATACGACTTTATGCGCCTGCTTTATGCGCGCGCCGGCGAAGCCTATTCTTACGTTACAGGCGAAAAGATGGAGCGGATGTCGGAAGATCAGATACTAAAGACCATCACCACCAAATTCGAGGGACAGCCCGTAAATATACTCGCCCCGGTTGTAAAGGGCCGCAAAGGGCATTACCGCGAATTGTTCGAACAGATACGTAAGCAAGGATTTCTGAAGGTTTGGGTGGACGGAGAGATCGTTGATGTTACGCCTAAGATGCAGCTCGACCGTTATAAGATACACGATATCGATATTGTTGTCGACAGGCTTATCGTCAGCGAAAAGGACAGTAAACGTTTACATACTTCCATACAGTCGGCGTTAAAAACGGCCAAAGGTATTATCAGGATAGCCGACAGGGATAATAACGTATTTTATTACAGCAAGTACCTGATGGACCCTGTTTCGGGAATATCTTATGACGAGCCGCAGCCGAATACCTTTTCGTTCAACTCGCCCTATGGTGCCTGCGAAAAATGTGATGGTCTTGGCTATATTTTCGAAGTGGATGAGGCATCTGTGATACCTAATCCGAAATTAAGCATACTGAACGGCGGACTTGCCCCTTTGGGCGAATACCGCGAAACCTGGATATTCCAGGTGTTGAAGTCGCTGGCGAAGAAATATGAATTCTCCTTATCCACCCCGATAGATAAACTTCCCCGCGAAGTGCTGGATATTATCCTGAACGGTACACAGGATATGATAACCGTGGCCGTGGAATACAATAAGTGGAACGTACAGAACTACCAGATCACCTTCGACGGTATCATCCGCATGCTGGAAGAACAGCAGGAACGCCGTAGCGACGAGGGTATGGAGGATATGGAGAACTACCGTGTGCTCCGGACCTGCCCGGTTTGTGAAGGTGCGCGGTTGAAAAAGGAATCGCTCCATTTTAAGATCGATCATAAAAACATTTTCGAGCTGGCCTGCATGGATATCCGCGAACTACAGGAGTGGTTCAATAACCTGGAAGACAGGCTGAACGAGCGCCAGAATGTTATAGGCAAGGAAATATTGAAAGAGATAAGGGCGCGTATTGTTTTCCTGCTGGATGTTGGCTTGAGCTATCTTACGCTCGACCGTACTGCACGTACCCTTTCGGGCGGCGAGGCACAACGTATCAGGCTGGCAACACAAATAGGTTCGCAGCTGATGAATGTGATGTATATCCTTGATGAGCCAAGCATCGGCCTGCACCAGCGTGATAACGAGCGGCTGATACACGCGCTAAAAAACCTGCGCGACCTGGGTAATACGGTTTTGGTAGTCGAGCATGATAAGGATATGATCCTGGAAGCCGATCATGTTATAGATATGGGCCCTGCGGCGGGCATGCATGGCGGGGAAATAGTAGCGCAGGGTACGCCTGCCGAGCTAATGACCATGCATACCCTTACCACATCGTACCTGAACGGCGAGAAAAGCATTGCCGTACCAAAGAAAAGGCGCGAAGGGAACGGCAAAATACTATCGCTCAGAAAAGCTACCGGGCATAACCTTAAAAAGGTATCTGTTGATTTTCCATTGGGTAAGCTGATCGGCATAACCGGGGTATCTGGCAGTGGCAAATCGAGTTTAATAACCGAGACGCTATATCCCATACTAAATCATTATTTTTTTAGAGCCAAGAAACAACCTTTGCCTTATGAAAGTATTGAAGGGTTAGATAATATCGATAAAGTGATCGAGATCGATCAAACGCCTATCGGCCGTACGCCGCGCTCGAACCCGGCTACCTATACCGGTGTTTTCTCTGATATCCGTAACCTGTATTTTCAACTGCCCGAATCAAAGATAAGAGGTTATAAGCCGGGGCGGTTCTCGTTCAACGTAAAAGGCGGACGCTGCGAAACCTGCCAGGGCGGGGGCATGAAGGTGATCGAAATGAACTTCCTGCCCGATGTACAGGTTCCGTGCGAGGAGTGCGGCGGCCGGCGCTACAATCGCGAAACACTGGAGGTGCGTTATCGCGGCAAATCCATCAGCGATGTGCTGGATATGAGCATTGAAACCGCCTGCGACTTTTTTGAACACATCCCATCCATCCACCGCAAAATAAGGACATTGTTTGATGTTGGGTTAGGGTATATCACCCTTGGCCAGGCTTCAACCACGCTATCCGGCGGCGAGGCTCAGCGCGTTAAGCTGGCTACCGAACTTTCCAAAAAAGACACTGGCAATACCTTCTATATTTTGGATGAACCAACTACAGGATTGCATTTTGAGGATATCAATGTATTGCTTGGTGTGCTTCAGCAACTGGTGGATAAAGGAAACACGGTACTGGTTATCGAACACAATCTTGATGTCATCAAGGTGGTCGATCATGTGATAGACCTTGGTCCCGAAGGTGGCTCCGGTGGCGGTAAAATTCTTTTCAGCGGCACACCCGAGGGTTTATGCAAAGTGAAAGAGAGCTTTACCGGGCAGTTTTTGAAGAAGGAGATGGGGATAAAGTGA